From the genome of Fusarium oxysporum f. sp. lycopersici 4287 chromosome 3, whole genome shotgun sequence, one region includes:
- a CDS encoding hypothetical protein (At least one base has a quality score < 10), whose product MRKVSRPVLRSTSPRAIHPTRPSRDDVPDIEIQLFNHMTVIHSNTFPQFLLKTERRGSESAATAALSPQKPKCTHGGRTALTSQLPINDELCSQPAAKATAQSKKSRLPEPPRMTSTTSANVATSLFSRLPFFSLNNHANVAPVRKSGKEKKTLRKGPAAGTGHEGYGSIGAAKRRSGSISNMTRDHPSSQKTQEPGSNNSLCCVDRANPVVIENRNASSETTQSVSSQSLATEESRLSPLSHTPDSAFGTRRPSESSDSEDVEIGFPKIYPSLRSSPGDPLKLPEPISRYGYPPSPMKSSDTSVMSNESHSELQRGISHEVKSSHPVPKKLVKRPRSPRKWYWFGRPAQTQRRKQSEKVSTSAKPIGKKPPALYAMIAMSEQEDCEPTDIQDGLRIVEVYGKSSFVGVVPELSQGTPETRSSINSLVRPVEPTHLPRLENFEMKINPRLPVPEQTLMSKKPTVQPLSTRTTASRRSRLSQVGRIPKVVRNTNENVSPMSFYRPFGASKKSTTKNLEVYDPESIAKGPSPSRPSTPVPDLTTDGSTGGSPNNLSSSDSNLPALSRVEKESFAFSSCKDCEGNIGTSSSSYSGILAFSGSTAVIPQPNDSPAEDEVWNEYDDLVGEGAGKAVPSPTSSRGTPFHLEAYESKLASNEKLIETSTVVIDEDGSRKFKAATISITCSADMTEYLRAAFEPHPSPSTPISVSEFVSEYVDSNTNSEAPATGEVSRRSSRSSRKTRRSDASTSSEDGPPLAQVNLRVGSITVSKWLTFGQALFSDVRYELVPVDRSLKRHSVLVIDGLGNDDWSFYAAETYPAATFFNLSPRAPVPEELKSSSSSFPLSPLNHHQIQYVSHLDKFPFAPHSFTAVVYRFPVAAPEAYYRNILIEARRVLKPGGFIELSILDVDLNNMGNRGRRTVRRLKERINEKTPEASLGSTADLIVRLLGNVSFTTIEVARVAVPVASSFTRSDSKADEGKKDPASLSEMMNDNSPLADEGITRIVSHVGRWWYTRCYENAAESPSGKSIWSDKSLLSESGELGTSLKLMVCCARAPLERITSV is encoded by the coding sequence ATGCGCAAGGTTTCAAGACCTGTTTTGCGATCCACTTCCCCAAGAGCTATACACCCTACTCGACCCAGCAGAGATGACGTCCCTGACATAGAAATCCAATTGTTTAACCACATGACAGTCATTCACAGCAATACTTTCCCTCAATTCCTCCTAAAAACCGAAAGACGTGGAAGCGAGTCTGCTGCTACAGCAGCCTTGTCGCCTCAGAAGCCGAAGTGCACTCATGGAGGCCGAACAGCATTAACTTCACAACTCCCCATAAACGACGAATTGTGCTCTCAACCAGCAGCTAAGGCAACAGCCCAGTCGAAGAAGTCCAGGCTCCCCGAGCCACCTCGAATGACAAGCACAACGAGTGCTAATGTGGCAACCTCCCTATTCTCACGACTCCCATTCTTTAGCCTTAACAATCACGCCAACGTAGCACCAGTCAGGAAGTCTgggaaggaaaagaagactCTTCGCAAAGGTCCCGCAGCCGGCACAGGTCATGAAGGTTATGGAAGTATTGGCGCTGCCAAGAGACGCAGTGGCAGTATCAGCAACATGACGCGCGACCACCCCAGCAGTCAGAAGACTCAAGAACCCGGTTCCAACAACAGTTTATGCTGTGTGGATCGGGCCAACCCAGTGGTTATCGAGAATCGAAATGCAAGTTCTGAAACCACTCAGAGTGTAAGCTCCCAAAGCCTGGCAACCGAGGAGTCGAGGTTGTCACCTCTATCACACACTCCAGATTCAGCTTTTGGTACTCGTCGTCCCTCAGAGAGTAGTGATTCTGAAGACGTCGAGATTGGCTTCCCGAAGATCTATCCGTCGCTTCGATCTTCGCCGGGTGACCCCCTAAAATTACCTGAGCCCATCAGCAGATATGGATATCCGCCATCGCCCATGAAAAGTTCCGATACCAGTGTCATGTCTAATGAGTCCCACTCCGAGCTGCAACGGGGGATTTCTCATGAGGTCAAGTCTTCTCACCCTGTACCCAAGAAGCTTGTCAAGAGGCCGCGATCTCCTCGAAAGTGGTATTGGTTCGGAAGGCCAGCCCAGACCCAGCGGCGTAAACAGAGCGAGAAAGTCTCGACTAGTGCCAAGCCAATTGGAAAGAAGCCACCCGCCCTTTATGCTATGATAGCTATGTCAGAGCAGGAGGATTGCGAGCCGACGGACATTCAAGATGGCTTGAGGATTGTCGAAGTTTATGGAAAATCATCTTTTGTTGGTGTAGTTCCCGAGCTTTCGCAAGGCACGCCAGAGACACGATCATCAATCAACTCTCTGGTGCGGCCTGTAGAGCCAACTCATCTACCAAGGCTGGAGAACTtcgagatgaagatcaaCCCTCGTTTGCCTGTACCCGAGCAGACGCTAATGTCCAAGAAGCCTACTGTACAGCCTCTTTCAACAAGAACCACTGCTAGTCGACGAAGTCGACTTTCTCAAGTCGGGAGAATCCCCAAGGTTGTGCGTAACACTAATGAAAATGTGTCTCCAATGAGCTTTTATAGGCCTTTCGGGGCTAGCAAGAAATCGACAACTAAAAACCTTGAGGTCTACGATCCCGAGTCAATTGCCAAAGGTCCTTCACCTTCCAGACCTTCTACTCCTGTTCCTGATCTGACTACCGACGGCTCAACAGGAGGAAGCCCCAACAATCTCTCATCGAGTGACTCCAATTTACCTGCTTTGAGCCGAGTTGAAAAGGAATCCTTTGCCTTTTCGTCTTGCAAGGACTGCGAGGGAAATATTGGTACATCTAGCTCGAGCTATTCCGGTATTCTTGCCTTCTCTGGTTCTACTGCTGTGATCCCACAGCCTAATGATTCTCCTGCAGAAGACGAGGTATGGAATGAGTACGATGATCTCGTCGGAGAAGGTGCTGGCAAAGCAGTTCCCTCCCCAACCTCTTCACGAGGTACACCGTTTCATCTTGAGGCTTACGAGTCGAAGCTGGCTAGTAATGAGAAGCTTATAGAGACATCTACTGTTGTCATCGATGAGGATGGAAGCCGAAAATTCAAGGCAGCCACCATTTCTATCACTTGCAGCGCCGACATGACTGAATATCTCCGGGCCGCTTTCGAACCCCACCCAAGCCCCAGCACTCCCATCTCAGTCTCCGAGTTTGTTTCGGAATATGTAGACAGTAACACCAACAGTGAGGCACCTGCAACTGGTGAGGTATCTCGACGAAGCAGCCGATCATCCCGCAAGACAAGGCGGTCTGATGCTAGCACCTCTTCAGAGGATGGGCCACCGCTCGCGCAAGTCAACCTTAGGGTTGGCTCAATAACGGTGAGTAAGTGGCTTACCTTCGGGCAGGCTCTCTTCAGTGACGTTCGCTATGAACTGGTTCCTGTTGACAGATCACTGAAGAGACACTCAGTCCTTGTGATTGATGGCCTTGGTAACGATGATTGGTCATTCTACGCTGCCGAAACATACCCGGCCGCTACCTTCTTTAACCTGTCTCCTCGTGCTCCTGTTCCTGAAGAACTCAAGAGTTCATCTTCGAGCTTCCCTCTGAGCCCTTTAAACCACCATCAGATCCAATACGTCTCTCACCTCGACAAGTTCCCCTTTGCTCCTCATAGTTTCACGGCTGTTGTGTACCGCTTCCCTGTAGCAGCGCCTGAAGCATACTATCGCAACATTCTTATTGAAGCTCGCCGTGTGCTGAAGCCAGGAGGTTTTATCGAGCTCTCCATTCTAGATGTCGACCTCAACAACATGGGCAATCGGGGCCGACGTACAGTTCGCCGTCTAAAAGAGCGGATCAATGAGAAGACGCCTGAGGCCAGTCTTGGATCAACCGCGGATCTCATTGTTCGTCTTCTCGGCAATGTTAGTTTCACTACCATCGAGGTAGCACGAGTAGCCGTCCCCGTCGCAAGTTCCTTCACTCGCTCAGACAGTAAGGCCGacgagggcaagaaggatccTGCTAGTCTATCCGAGATGATGAATGACAACAGCCCCTTGGCAGACGAAGGTATCACCAGAATAGTCAGCCACGTTGGTCGATGGTGGTACACACGATGTTACGAGAACGCAGCTGAGAGCCCCTCCGGAAAGAGCATCTGGAGCGATAAGTCTTTACTCTCGGAGTCAGGAGAGCTCGGTACAAGCCTAAAGCTCATGGTCTGCTGCGCTCGAGCTCCTCTTGAGCGCATCACCAGTGTCTAA
- a CDS encoding hypothetical protein (At least one base has a quality score < 10), whose translation MDLIAVELAPGLATVGTEIKLIGNDSGESGSILSGYISRVDRNTPIYSQYTDFNTCYYQANASASSGSSGSPVFNVDGLAIGLQAGGISNASTDYFLPLDAPQRVLKQIQNGGEVKRGDIQTVFKHKPFLGCQHLRLSDKWESLFRKTFPNLKGLIVAEKVLPEGPSDGKLEAGDILIKINGKLVDQFLCLNTVLDENVGQTVSVLVARHGCDIEQDIAVQNLNEITPSCFFSFDRTILHDISYQVAHRYGLACSGVFVSDPGYFLHPIRRLAIIDSVNHNRTPNLVAFVQVMKEIPVGTSVPIKYWYPDSRYNLETAVVTINRGWSQKLKMFKRNDTTGDWDVEVHANTSPSVQQARHRVPHRPSTRIIDQVVAKTISSLVRVKCYTLLALDGLSANVTSGLGLVIDTTGGYIIISRTVVPNTLCDIEVTIADSFSVPGTVKFHHPWYHYAIIQYDTNLVHPPVKSARLSREAISEGQRIFFVGCNGSDEIVHASTSVTKVIPFDANLRTRPELVLSTSTRLVWTRDSVLSATLVFLSQRMVLFKDSRSLMELWTIATQTLSRSTLE comes from the exons ATGGATCTCATTGCCGTCGAACTTGCTCCAGGTCTTGCAACAG TCGGAACGGAGATCAAGCTCATTGGTAACGACAGCGGTGAAAGTGGGAGCATCTTGTCTGGCTATATCAGTCGTGTCGACCGAAATACTCCTATCTACTCACAATACACCGACTTTAACACATGCTACTACCAAGCAAACGCTTCTGCCTCGAGCGGAAGCTCTGGAAGTCCGGTTTTCAACGTCGACGGCCTTGCTATCGGCCTTCAAGCCGGTGGAATCTCCAATGCTTCAACTGACTACTTTCTCCCCCTGGACGCCCCACAGCGCGTACTGAAGCAGATCCAGAATGGCGGAGAGGTAAAGAGAGGCGACATTCAGACTGTCTTCAAGCACAAGCCTTTCCTTGGCTGTCAGCACCTCCGACTTAGTGATAAATGGGAGAGTCTGTTTCGCAAAACTTTCCCTAACCTAAAGGGTCTCATTGTAGCTGAAAAGGTGCTGCCAGAAGGACCATCAGATGGCAAACTAGAAGCTGGAGATATTCTCATCAAGATTAATGGGAAGCTCGTCGATCAGTTCCTTTGCCTGAACACTGTCCTCGATGAGAACGTCGGCCAGACAGTGAGTGTCCTTGTCGCGCGACATGGGTGTGATATTGAGCAGGACATCGCCGTCCAGAACCTCAACGAAATCACACCTAGTTGCTTCTTCAGTTTTGATCGCACTATCTTACACGATATCTCATATCAGGTCGCTCACAGATACGGCCTCGCTTGTAGCGGAGTGTTCGTGAGCGACCCTGGTTATTTCCTCCACCCAATCCGGAGACTCGCGATCATTGATAGTGTCAACCACAATCGGACACCAAACCTAGTTGCTTTTGTACAAGTTATGAAAGAGATCCCAGTCGGAACTTCAGTCCCAATCAAATACTGGTACCCCGATAGCCGGTATAACCTGGAAACCGCTGTTGTGACTATCAATCGTGGTTGGTCCCAGAAGTTGAAAATGTTCAAGAGGAATGATACGACCGGCGATTGGGACGTTGAAGTCCATGCAAATACATCACCTTCAGTTCAGCAAGCGCGCCATCGCGTACCGCATAGGCCCTCTACCCGTATAATAGACCAAGTAGTTGCGAAAACTATCAGCAGCTTGGTTCGCGTCAAATGTTATACGCTACTTGCACTTGACGGGCTATCAGCGAATGTGACATCAGGCTTAGGACTCGTCATCGACACTACAGGCGGCTACATCATCATATCCAGGACTGTAGTACCGAATACATTGTGTGACATTGAAGTCACGATTGCCGACTCGTTTTCAGTCCCCGGAACTGTTAAGTTCCATCATCCATGGTACCACTACGCCATCATTCAATACGATACGAATCTCGTGCATCCCCCAGTCAAGAGCGCAAGATTGAGTAGAGAGGCTATCTCAGAAGGACAGAGAATCTTCTTTGTTGGATGTAACGGCAGTGATGAGATTGTACATGCTTCTACATCAGTCACTAAAGTCATTCCATTTGACGCAAACCTCCGTACCCGCCCAGAGCTCGTCCTGTCAACATCGACAAGATTGGTGTGGACACGAGACTCGGTGCTGAGTGCGACACTGGTTTTCTTATCGCAGAGGATGGTTCTGTTCAAGGACTCTAGATCACTTATGGAATTGTGGACGATCGCGACCCAGACCCTATCAAGGAGTACCTTGGAATAA